In Archangium violaceum, the following are encoded in one genomic region:
- a CDS encoding DUF5916 domain-containing protein has translation MRFWLLSLATLLALPVQAATQGPGVDQRIEAARTSSREISVDGSLDEPAWSQAPLFESFVQLFPNEGAAPTERTELRILHDERNVYFGIVCHDSQPDLIVRKLGRRDSPPASDDVQIFIDSAHDHQTAYAFGVNAGGVQFDSLLFADNNSSPSWDALWDVAVRPRPDGWSAEFSIPLHLLRFAQMPEQTWGFSVLRRISRTHEEISSVYIPRSSTGRVSRFGHLAVQTAPPTSRHVELLPYAVTRAVLRPRYSDPLRYQPRLLEPSLDLGLDMQAALSSDLTLNATVNPDFGQVEADQLILNLTNQEQFFPEKRPFFTQGMGVFQPVGAEDGLGPQMLFYSRRIGLTTPILTAAKLAGTVARGVEVGVLDAVVMGAQLPDPDEENPDLRFRFHPTQPLHLGLNHELARTRPLPENYLVAVTRAKLGETSTVGAQLAAATPLTGTCSEADAALPLERQPASCVALGGNAAAVDWLLRTSDAQWHLLGQITGTQVVGGPPERILPDGTRLRRGDTGLGAYVNLGKLGGEPFRFDARYRYASPTLELNAAGFLPTQNHHYLGGSLQYVRPGGWGPLHSFMAILILERRWSADTRQLALLQGATLKLLTLLPGFHSLNLEAGYYLPHHDLRELTGSGVALERPGERYLALSGETDVNLPLSLKATVQLLNRPYAREGRAATGWSVDSTLTFRPEDRLESRLTVAAESTPQGPRWVGATDPGAPFYFGELHSHVLSLTFRQQLVLTPRLMLQAYAQLFSSFGDYTGVYQGTVVDGSRIRLAELSPAEPGLAQGFHGSALNLNLVLRWEYRLGSTLFLIYTRTQQESPRALEAPVPTTLLPVGLLTGASTDALMMKWSYLWSL, from the coding sequence ATGCGCTTCTGGCTCCTGTCCCTCGCCACCCTCCTCGCACTTCCAGTCCAGGCCGCTACACAAGGGCCCGGCGTCGACCAACGGATCGAGGCGGCTCGCACCTCTTCCAGGGAGATCAGCGTCGACGGAAGTCTGGACGAGCCGGCCTGGTCCCAGGCGCCGCTCTTCGAGTCCTTCGTCCAGCTCTTCCCCAACGAGGGAGCAGCTCCCACGGAGCGCACCGAGCTGCGCATCCTCCACGACGAGCGCAACGTCTACTTCGGCATCGTCTGCCACGACTCGCAACCGGACCTCATCGTCCGCAAGCTCGGGCGGCGCGACAGCCCGCCCGCCTCGGATGATGTCCAGATCTTCATCGACTCCGCCCATGATCATCAGACCGCCTACGCCTTCGGCGTGAACGCGGGTGGCGTCCAGTTCGACAGCCTGCTCTTCGCCGACAACAACTCCAGCCCCTCCTGGGACGCACTCTGGGACGTGGCGGTGCGGCCACGTCCGGATGGATGGTCCGCCGAGTTCTCCATCCCCCTGCACCTGCTGCGCTTCGCCCAGATGCCCGAGCAGACCTGGGGCTTCTCCGTGCTGCGCCGCATCTCCCGGACGCACGAGGAGATCTCCTCCGTCTACATCCCCCGCAGCAGCACCGGGCGCGTCTCACGCTTCGGCCACCTCGCCGTGCAGACGGCGCCTCCCACGAGCCGGCATGTGGAGTTGCTCCCCTATGCCGTCACGCGCGCCGTGCTCCGGCCGAGGTACTCCGATCCCCTCCGCTACCAGCCACGCCTGCTGGAGCCTTCGCTCGACCTGGGGCTCGACATGCAGGCCGCGCTCAGCAGCGACCTGACGCTCAATGCCACGGTCAATCCGGATTTCGGGCAGGTGGAGGCGGATCAACTCATCCTCAACCTCACCAACCAGGAGCAATTCTTCCCGGAGAAGCGGCCCTTCTTCACCCAGGGGATGGGGGTCTTCCAGCCCGTGGGTGCCGAGGACGGACTGGGACCCCAGATGCTCTTCTACTCGCGCCGCATCGGTCTGACGACGCCCATCCTGACCGCGGCCAAACTGGCCGGCACCGTGGCCCGCGGGGTGGAGGTGGGCGTGCTGGACGCGGTGGTGATGGGCGCGCAGCTCCCCGACCCGGACGAGGAGAACCCGGATCTCCGCTTCCGGTTCCACCCCACCCAGCCCCTGCACCTCGGCCTCAACCACGAGCTCGCCCGCACGCGTCCCCTCCCCGAGAACTACCTGGTCGCGGTGACACGGGCGAAGCTGGGAGAGACCTCCACGGTGGGCGCGCAGCTCGCCGCGGCCACTCCCCTGACCGGCACCTGCTCCGAGGCCGATGCCGCGCTCCCCCTCGAGCGGCAACCCGCCTCGTGTGTCGCCCTGGGAGGCAACGCGGCCGCCGTCGACTGGCTCCTCCGGACGTCCGACGCGCAGTGGCACCTGCTCGGTCAGATCACCGGCACGCAGGTGGTGGGCGGACCCCCGGAGCGCATCCTCCCGGACGGCACGCGCCTGCGCCGCGGTGACACCGGCCTGGGGGCCTACGTCAACCTCGGCAAGCTCGGAGGCGAGCCCTTCCGCTTCGACGCGCGCTACCGCTACGCCTCCCCTACCCTCGAGCTCAACGCCGCGGGCTTCCTCCCGACGCAGAACCACCACTACCTCGGCGGCAGTCTCCAGTACGTCCGCCCGGGCGGTTGGGGGCCACTCCACTCCTTCATGGCCATCCTCATCCTGGAGCGACGCTGGAGCGCCGACACGCGGCAGCTCGCGCTTCTCCAGGGCGCCACCCTCAAGCTCCTGACCCTCCTGCCCGGCTTCCACTCGCTCAACCTGGAGGCGGGCTATTACCTGCCCCACCATGATCTCCGGGAGCTCACCGGCTCGGGCGTGGCCCTCGAGCGTCCCGGCGAGCGCTACCTGGCCCTCTCCGGCGAGACGGACGTGAACCTGCCCCTGTCCCTCAAGGCAACCGTGCAGCTGCTCAACCGCCCGTACGCGCGCGAGGGCCGCGCCGCAACCGGCTGGTCCGTCGACAGCACCCTCACGTTCCGTCCAGAGGACCGGTTGGAGTCACGGCTCACCGTGGCGGCGGAGAGCACGCCCCAGGGTCCCCGCTGGGTGGGCGCGACGGATCCGGGCGCCCCCTTCTACTTCGGCGAGCTCCACTCCCACGTCCTGTCGCTCACCTTCCGGCAGCAACTGGTGCTCACACCCCGCCTGATGCTCCAGGCCTATGCCCAGCTCTTCAGCAGCTTCGGCGACTACACCGGCGTCTACCAGGGCACCGTGGTGGACGGCTCGCGCATCCGGCTCGCGGAGCTCTCCCCCGCGGAGCCCGGACTGGCCCAGGGCTTCCACGGCTCGGCGCTCAACCTCAACCTGGTGTTGCGGTGGGAGTACCGGCTCGGCTCCACCCTCTTCCTCATCTACACCCGGACCCAGCAGGAATCGCCACGTGCCCTGGAGGCACCGGTGCCCACCACGCTGCTGCCGGTCGGCCTGCTCACGGGCGCCTCCACCGACGCCCTCATGATGAAGTGGTCCTACCTGTGGAGCCTCTGA
- a CDS encoding choice-of-anchor D domain-containing protein: protein MKRFHPLLLMAFCLLAACDVSPPPSTTGGAKPEAVSLRISELTSNNTLFPDQAVCGSSTEQKITVYNEDASSRKIGFAEATEPFVLTAIQDEAGTKKDLSFTPFLLAPGEKVHFLVKFSPRTPAHHSGYLKVFSDAPSPLEIPLSGKGTGPRLELSPPALTLSLTGEMTDAGTPGDAGTLESPFQRTVRLKNDGNEPLNSLALRPVTSAFSAELSKTALGPGDTANLVVTFAPPSSSSEPFFTDTLLIDSDDPCSPSTKVPLSGFRTPVPKLVSSSTALAFAEQEVGSSSEPQQVKLTNEGGAPLTIDSLSIQGAPDSGTPFVVSPSGGFSLEPGQERLLSVRFTPTTTGPHQATLQLVSNSKSSPDSIVLTGDGVRTSPLTVEPLSVDFPKQAPGQVETKKVSVKNTGSKALSVTATVPSAFTVTPTGPFPLSPGDIQELVLTSSPSSGTASGPLLGQLTLSSGASTRIIPLHGEVVRTRITLSATSISFDEQEVGTTPQEKTLVLTNPTALPVKVYEVAASSLVPYSVTGLPVDIPPDESRTVTVSFNPGSKQQWNRTLQLTSNAIETITAVTLSGTAVAPELSITEPASPNLSFGIQEPGTETTQEVTLKNIGDAPLTLEKIAPASDSAPFKVQGLNPPRTMNPGDSIKFGVTFNPSSPGYKEATLQFYASNSSTPLTSPQLKLSGTSSVSFNPSDKVDFKAQRIAETASMKIRITNDTGASETLQLVSVGTKNGTPEFSLVGTYANQLVAPGDDREVEVQFKPTTVDRNYSGSLVIVYQGYTTKIARTKLIPLQGLGATALLKVSPDLPFDAVEVGKPGKMDLTLTNEGKSTLRINSINITNLKGSTGTIFMLGRTGWPMYIPAGGEEKLPITFTPDSLAAVTADLEITSNATSSNVDSSGKTKVLLSGWGAAAKAIFETRTLGFGEVPIGQTGTLSLRITNTGSSPLRVNKPTPSAHFLVKDPPGGWPMIIPIQATNVSNFFDFQIAFIPDSGSPVEESLTFTSNDPYEPAGGVVVSLKGTGTRPKLTVRSSVHFGAAVPGDGGTAYQEMKALLTLQNDGKAPLVINNLNVTRPFRVVIPSTKSYVQSTQAGSFPPIGWQQQQDIELRVMPTSGRMMGTLTITTNEGAGDASIKEVALLVGEDGVAIQGAPLDFGTCAMDESPTTKVEKGINLWNTAKVDDSVTQIALTGPDGLDFSAVSKLPLTVPVTGGTELKLSFKPRKGAAGQRKATAQIYTKNRHTPLVLELDGVATGPFSGFKNFKWEVDFGTQRLSDKKEPVRFPLQNDIDRPIFVKSYGLEGARKDDFAVEPDALSCREPGPRGIELRTGELCYLKLSYVAKETTRSSAALVLEVSTENEETRVPAARVTLKGEMVPSILSAESSEVDFGLVTLRRPIEPNEPIEPQEPIEQKVLTITNQSSVVARMLLPEVSDPESFSVEAVEQVTEIPPAGTTTLLVTFHPRKVGEVKGELRLRLQDEQVTDLSIELHGKVQLLEGEGGGCSSAARGGGPLLAGWLLLVALGARRRSRSTSP, encoded by the coding sequence ATGAAACGTTTCCATCCCCTGCTCCTGATGGCCTTCTGCCTGCTCGCGGCCTGTGACGTGTCTCCGCCACCCTCGACCACCGGAGGAGCGAAGCCCGAGGCGGTCTCGCTGCGGATCTCCGAGCTCACGAGCAACAACACGCTCTTCCCCGATCAGGCGGTGTGCGGCTCGAGCACCGAGCAGAAGATCACGGTGTACAACGAGGATGCCTCCTCCCGGAAGATTGGCTTCGCCGAAGCGACCGAACCGTTCGTGTTGACGGCCATCCAGGACGAAGCCGGCACGAAGAAGGACCTGTCGTTCACTCCCTTCCTCCTGGCTCCCGGGGAGAAGGTGCACTTCCTGGTGAAATTCAGTCCCCGGACTCCCGCCCACCACTCCGGGTACCTCAAGGTCTTCAGTGACGCGCCGAGTCCCCTCGAGATTCCCCTCTCTGGCAAGGGCACGGGGCCCCGTCTCGAACTGTCCCCTCCCGCCCTCACCTTGAGTCTGACGGGGGAGATGACCGACGCGGGCACTCCCGGGGACGCGGGCACTCTGGAGTCCCCATTCCAGCGCACGGTGCGCTTGAAGAACGACGGGAACGAGCCGTTGAACTCCCTCGCCCTGCGCCCCGTCACCTCCGCGTTCTCCGCGGAACTCTCGAAGACGGCGCTGGGGCCTGGAGATACCGCGAACCTGGTGGTGACCTTCGCCCCTCCCTCCTCTTCCAGCGAGCCTTTCTTCACGGACACCCTGCTCATCGACAGCGACGATCCGTGCTCACCCTCCACCAAGGTTCCACTCTCGGGTTTCCGCACCCCGGTTCCCAAGCTCGTGTCGAGCTCCACCGCTCTCGCCTTCGCCGAGCAGGAGGTGGGGTCCAGCAGTGAGCCCCAGCAGGTGAAGCTCACCAACGAGGGCGGGGCTCCACTCACCATCGATTCCCTTTCGATCCAGGGGGCTCCGGACTCCGGGACACCTTTCGTCGTGAGCCCGAGCGGGGGTTTCAGCCTGGAACCGGGACAGGAGCGGCTCCTCTCGGTGAGGTTCACTCCCACGACGACGGGCCCTCATCAGGCAACGCTCCAGCTCGTCAGCAATAGCAAGAGCTCGCCCGACTCCATCGTGCTCACCGGTGATGGCGTGCGAACCTCACCACTCACGGTCGAGCCCCTGTCGGTCGACTTCCCCAAGCAGGCACCGGGCCAGGTCGAAACGAAGAAGGTCTCCGTCAAGAATACCGGGTCGAAGGCACTGAGCGTCACCGCCACGGTTCCCTCCGCCTTCACGGTCACCCCCACGGGCCCGTTCCCCCTGTCTCCAGGAGATATCCAGGAGCTGGTCCTGACCTCGAGCCCCTCCAGCGGCACGGCCTCCGGTCCGTTGCTCGGACAGCTCACCCTGAGCAGCGGAGCATCCACGAGGATCATCCCGCTCCACGGAGAGGTCGTAAGGACCCGGATCACTCTATCGGCCACCTCGATCTCATTCGACGAGCAGGAGGTGGGAACCACCCCCCAGGAGAAGACTCTCGTCCTCACGAACCCCACCGCGCTGCCCGTCAAGGTCTACGAAGTGGCCGCGAGCTCGCTGGTCCCCTACTCCGTCACGGGCCTCCCGGTGGACATCCCCCCCGACGAGAGCAGGACCGTGACGGTGTCCTTCAACCCGGGCAGCAAGCAGCAGTGGAACAGGACCCTCCAGCTCACGAGCAATGCCATCGAGACGATTACCGCCGTGACGCTCAGTGGCACGGCCGTCGCTCCAGAGCTGTCCATCACCGAGCCCGCGTCCCCGAACCTGTCCTTCGGCATCCAGGAACCGGGTACCGAGACCACCCAGGAAGTGACCCTGAAGAACATCGGGGATGCGCCTCTCACGTTGGAGAAGATCGCCCCCGCCAGCGACTCGGCCCCCTTCAAGGTCCAGGGATTGAACCCGCCACGGACCATGAACCCGGGGGATTCCATCAAGTTCGGTGTCACCTTCAACCCCAGCAGTCCAGGCTATAAGGAAGCGACGCTCCAGTTCTACGCGAGCAACTCCAGCACGCCACTCACTTCACCGCAGCTCAAGCTGAGCGGAACCTCGTCCGTCAGCTTCAACCCGAGCGACAAGGTCGACTTCAAAGCCCAGCGGATCGCCGAAACCGCTTCCATGAAGATCCGCATCACCAACGACACGGGCGCCTCCGAAACGCTCCAGCTCGTCAGCGTTGGCACCAAGAACGGGACGCCCGAGTTCTCCCTGGTCGGCACCTATGCGAACCAGCTGGTCGCACCCGGAGATGATCGCGAGGTCGAGGTCCAGTTCAAGCCAACCACCGTGGACAGGAACTACTCGGGCTCCCTGGTCATCGTGTACCAGGGGTACACGACCAAGATAGCCCGCACCAAGCTCATCCCGCTCCAGGGCCTGGGCGCGACCGCGCTGCTGAAAGTCTCGCCGGATCTGCCCTTCGATGCCGTGGAGGTGGGCAAGCCAGGCAAAATGGATCTCACCCTCACCAACGAAGGCAAGTCCACACTCCGGATCAACAGCATCAACATCACCAACCTCAAAGGGTCCACTGGAACCATCTTCATGCTGGGTAGAACGGGCTGGCCCATGTACATCCCCGCTGGAGGCGAGGAGAAGCTCCCCATCACCTTCACGCCCGACAGCCTGGCCGCCGTCACCGCGGATCTCGAGATCACGTCGAACGCGACGAGCAGCAATGTCGATTCCTCGGGAAAGACCAAGGTGCTCCTGTCCGGGTGGGGCGCGGCCGCGAAGGCGATCTTCGAGACCCGGACGCTCGGTTTTGGTGAGGTCCCCATCGGGCAGACCGGGACTCTCTCCCTGCGCATCACGAACACGGGCTCGTCGCCCCTGCGGGTCAACAAGCCCACACCGAGCGCCCACTTCCTGGTCAAGGATCCCCCGGGTGGCTGGCCCATGATCATTCCTATTCAAGCAACGAACGTCTCCAATTTCTTCGACTTCCAGATCGCCTTCATCCCCGACTCCGGGTCGCCGGTGGAGGAGAGTCTCACCTTCACGAGCAATGACCCGTACGAGCCCGCCGGTGGTGTGGTGGTCTCCCTCAAGGGGACGGGGACACGGCCGAAGCTGACGGTGCGGTCGTCGGTCCACTTCGGTGCGGCGGTGCCGGGTGATGGGGGCACGGCCTACCAGGAGATGAAGGCGCTCCTCACCCTGCAGAACGATGGCAAGGCGCCTCTCGTCATCAACAACCTCAACGTCACACGTCCTTTTCGTGTCGTCATTCCTTCCACGAAGAGTTACGTCCAGAGCACCCAAGCGGGCTCCTTTCCTCCGATCGGTTGGCAGCAACAACAGGACATCGAGCTGAGGGTGATGCCCACGAGCGGGAGGATGATGGGAACGCTGACCATCACGACCAATGAAGGAGCGGGTGACGCATCCATCAAGGAAGTGGCCTTGCTCGTCGGGGAAGATGGTGTCGCCATCCAGGGCGCCCCCCTGGATTTCGGGACCTGTGCCATGGATGAGAGCCCCACCACCAAGGTCGAGAAGGGGATCAACCTCTGGAACACGGCGAAGGTGGATGATTCGGTCACACAGATTGCCCTCACGGGGCCGGATGGGCTCGACTTCAGTGCCGTGAGCAAGCTTCCGCTCACGGTTCCGGTGACCGGGGGCACCGAGCTGAAGCTGAGCTTCAAACCCAGGAAGGGGGCGGCGGGTCAGCGCAAGGCCACGGCCCAAATCTACACGAAGAACAGGCACACGCCTCTCGTGCTCGAGCTCGACGGCGTCGCGACGGGGCCGTTCTCGGGCTTCAAGAATTTCAAGTGGGAGGTGGACTTCGGCACGCAACGTCTGTCCGACAAGAAGGAGCCGGTGAGATTCCCCCTCCAGAATGACATCGACAGGCCCATCTTCGTGAAGAGCTACGGCCTGGAGGGAGCCCGGAAAGACGACTTCGCCGTCGAACCCGATGCACTGTCCTGCCGGGAGCCAGGACCACGGGGAATCGAGCTCAGGACGGGCGAGCTCTGTTATCTGAAGCTCTCGTATGTCGCGAAGGAGACGACCCGCTCGTCCGCGGCCCTGGTGCTGGAAGTGTCGACGGAGAACGAGGAGACCCGGGTTCCGGCCGCACGGGTCACCCTCAAGGGAGAGATGGTGCCCAGCATCCTGTCCGCCGAGTCGTCAGAGGTGGATTTCGGCCTGGTGACCCTGAGGAGGCCAATCGAACCGAACGAGCCCATCGAGCCGCAGGAACCGATCGAGCAGAAGGTGCTCACCATCACCAACCAGTCCAGCGTGGTGGCGCGAATGCTCCTCCCAGAGGTCTCCGACCCGGAGTCCTTCTCAGTGGAAGCAGTCGAACAGGTCACGGAAATCCCCCCAGCGGGTACCACCACGTTGCTCGTGACGTTCCATCCGAGGAAGGTCGGAGAGGTCAAGGGCGAGCTCCGGCTGCGCCTGCAGGACGAGCAGGTGACGGATCTCTCCATCGAGCTGCATGGAAAGGTCCAGCTGCTCGAGGGAGAAGGCGGGGGTTGCTCCAGTGCCGCCCGAGGAGGAGGACCCCTGTTGGCGGGGTGGCTGCTCCTGGTAGCGCTGGGGGCGCGGCGCCGATCACGCAGCACATCACCTTGA
- a CDS encoding type VI secretion IcmF C-terminal domain-containing protein, translated as METLRGIWSSASPYRGWLLLALGVLLLLAAGAGLVWWLRRRRQRGATSQGAPPPMPGNRLRRIRQQFLAALPLLQRAAVKDLPCAVVLGPAGSGKSKLVALDVDWQRQSRQFLPSHTSDSLLKLYLGPDSVVQEVSAPLLEDDTPQARKALRGLWKDTFGQGQHALVILVLDVRWLAETPPDEVRRTAQLLRGKLNLLAEVRRAPVETRLCLTHMDSLEGFEDFSQLLHSHHVPLSFALPPRGEEGQVASLLHAQEKYLALGLTALPVDAFERLERFYSQGQGPFEALARFTTALLEGGTLAFVPTLSRVYLSSPSARAAGVLSVPSEAHDAQALHQRYSRTHLKRAAMLAAACSLPMLAAYAHFVWRLSQARERVGRFEDTVQRMRDQGQEVSGGVVQDQVLAAGQAMEGMERAKSYWPLLPYSFTEPREDLRRRLTRGIREAHLRPALERCHQQPDTCRPEQVVFILAALHASREEPLGQFVLSSLRNRRTSSFGGQEQQGASTAEASSLESKRSWLTAVNLVESLVGDYVVLSDKPWQAPNTPEADWARWPFPEPVSREGQLAPWQAHLKRLDEFLRAQSVEPGPMDWLNTELESMQEERLRLQAWLDDSAIFVSLPRALDLLKASEARVDTSRFRGVSSTLLAVEWMNKNREVLTAVLRMEEELYAGLKAAQKMSVAELLVRDGVWQPGASTKGSFQVTVTQGPLEFHPRDSSRQMHLAILRYYGRTGRLPFGSAWNGEEASGPSPAGVAEERLAFDTRIRPLVEEFTQRLKNADLPVEEASQRQEHVRRKVDQFALRYRQRLFQRARNYRFDAPTPSLLSEELSRLTQPSSELVDMLRDVAKGATLEPLEDPHYESLRNAVAPFKPIVQVMKPDESGNYALLNPYQALVAQLSDELHAVSRGGARAVPAPTGAAPPGKEGGGAAKLTEMLTPLGRIALSMMLEEEGSYLRKVDAWLDQQGIIGELRQPFRQPFLAVRELGQQEVEWTLQQQWDITWERMLRPLMDRYPFNPQATQEVEPGDLDILRRQDGVFWAFVDRVLSPVCEERGTEWVVRGALRERLTVPENLLPTLSRLSRLSRVLWDAEGRPRPLMLQVMPLPLPAEPLPGSYVTRGSLKCGKTTAFAYNQSPTWQAFPLDWWDQQTASLMLEVRSPEQQSVQYFSMEGRKHSAWSCFRLLEESLPTEEQQRLWSLRGRDAENTQYALELRFGLKGEPWTPFREVPQ; from the coding sequence ATGGAAACGCTTCGCGGTATCTGGTCCAGCGCGAGCCCCTACCGGGGCTGGTTGCTGCTCGCACTCGGCGTACTACTCCTGTTGGCCGCCGGGGCAGGACTCGTCTGGTGGCTGCGCCGGCGGCGGCAGCGGGGGGCCACGTCCCAGGGGGCCCCGCCCCCCATGCCGGGCAACCGGCTGCGCAGGATTCGCCAGCAGTTCCTCGCCGCGCTGCCCCTGTTGCAGCGCGCCGCCGTGAAGGACCTGCCGTGCGCGGTGGTGCTCGGGCCCGCGGGCAGTGGCAAGTCGAAGCTCGTCGCCCTGGACGTGGATTGGCAACGGCAGTCGCGCCAGTTCCTCCCCAGCCACACGAGTGACTCGCTGCTGAAGCTCTACCTCGGGCCGGACTCGGTGGTGCAGGAGGTGTCGGCCCCCCTGCTCGAGGACGACACGCCCCAGGCCCGCAAGGCGCTGCGCGGGCTGTGGAAGGACACCTTCGGCCAGGGACAGCATGCCCTCGTCATCCTCGTGCTGGACGTGCGCTGGCTGGCGGAGACTCCGCCCGACGAGGTGCGGCGCACCGCGCAGTTGCTGCGCGGCAAGCTCAACCTGCTCGCCGAGGTCCGCCGCGCCCCCGTGGAGACGCGCCTGTGCCTGACGCACATGGACTCGCTGGAGGGCTTCGAGGACTTCTCCCAGCTGCTCCACTCCCACCACGTGCCCCTGTCCTTCGCGCTGCCGCCTCGCGGTGAGGAGGGCCAGGTGGCCTCCCTGCTCCACGCCCAGGAGAAATACCTCGCCCTGGGACTGACCGCGCTGCCGGTGGACGCCTTCGAGCGCCTGGAGCGCTTCTACTCCCAGGGGCAGGGCCCCTTCGAGGCCCTCGCCCGCTTCACCACCGCGCTGCTCGAGGGAGGAACGCTCGCCTTCGTTCCCACGCTGTCGCGCGTGTACCTGTCCTCGCCCTCGGCCCGCGCGGCCGGCGTGCTCTCCGTGCCCAGCGAGGCGCATGACGCCCAGGCCCTGCACCAGCGTTATTCGCGGACGCACCTCAAGCGCGCCGCGATGCTGGCCGCGGCGTGCAGCCTGCCCATGCTGGCCGCCTATGCCCACTTCGTTTGGCGGCTGTCCCAGGCCCGGGAGCGCGTGGGGCGCTTCGAGGACACCGTGCAGCGCATGCGCGACCAGGGCCAGGAGGTGTCCGGCGGCGTGGTGCAGGATCAGGTGCTCGCCGCCGGCCAGGCCATGGAGGGAATGGAGCGGGCAAAGAGCTACTGGCCCCTGCTGCCCTACAGCTTCACCGAGCCCCGCGAGGACCTGCGCCGACGCCTGACGCGCGGCATCCGGGAAGCCCATCTGCGTCCCGCCCTCGAGCGCTGCCACCAGCAGCCCGACACGTGCCGTCCCGAGCAGGTCGTCTTCATACTGGCCGCCCTCCACGCCTCGCGCGAGGAGCCACTCGGCCAGTTCGTCCTCTCCAGCCTGCGCAACCGGCGCACGTCGAGCTTCGGCGGCCAGGAGCAGCAGGGGGCCTCCACGGCCGAGGCCTCCAGCCTCGAGTCCAAGCGCTCATGGCTCACCGCCGTCAACCTGGTCGAGTCCCTGGTGGGGGACTACGTCGTCCTCAGCGACAAGCCCTGGCAGGCACCCAACACGCCGGAGGCCGACTGGGCCCGCTGGCCCTTCCCCGAGCCCGTCTCGCGCGAGGGCCAGCTCGCGCCCTGGCAGGCCCACCTCAAGCGCCTGGACGAGTTCCTGCGCGCCCAGTCGGTGGAACCCGGGCCGATGGATTGGTTGAACACGGAGCTGGAGTCGATGCAGGAGGAGCGGCTGCGGCTCCAGGCCTGGCTCGACGATAGCGCCATCTTCGTCTCCCTGCCGCGCGCGTTGGACCTGCTCAAGGCCTCCGAGGCCCGCGTCGACACGAGCCGCTTCAGGGGCGTGTCCTCCACGCTCCTGGCGGTGGAGTGGATGAACAAGAACCGCGAGGTGCTCACCGCCGTGCTGCGCATGGAGGAGGAGCTCTATGCGGGTCTCAAGGCCGCGCAGAAGATGAGCGTGGCCGAGCTGCTCGTGCGTGACGGGGTGTGGCAGCCGGGCGCCTCCACCAAGGGCTCCTTCCAGGTGACCGTGACGCAGGGCCCGCTCGAGTTCCATCCGCGGGACAGCTCGCGCCAGATGCACCTGGCCATCCTCCGCTACTACGGGAGGACGGGCCGCCTGCCCTTCGGCTCGGCCTGGAACGGGGAGGAGGCCTCGGGCCCATCCCCCGCCGGGGTGGCCGAGGAGCGGCTGGCGTTCGACACCCGCATCCGCCCCCTGGTGGAAGAGTTCACCCAGCGGTTGAAGAACGCCGATCTGCCCGTGGAGGAGGCCTCGCAGCGGCAGGAGCACGTGCGCCGCAAGGTGGACCAGTTCGCGCTCCGGTACCGGCAGCGCCTCTTCCAGCGCGCGCGCAACTACCGCTTCGACGCGCCCACCCCCAGCCTGCTCTCCGAGGAGCTGTCGCGCCTCACCCAGCCCTCCTCGGAGCTGGTGGACATGCTGCGCGACGTGGCCAAGGGCGCCACGCTCGAGCCGCTCGAGGATCCCCATTACGAATCCCTGCGCAACGCCGTGGCCCCCTTCAAGCCCATCGTGCAGGTCATGAAGCCGGACGAGAGCGGCAACTATGCCCTCCTCAATCCCTACCAGGCCCTGGTGGCGCAGCTGTCGGACGAGCTCCATGCCGTGTCCCGGGGCGGCGCACGGGCCGTGCCGGCTCCCACCGGGGCGGCCCCTCCCGGCAAGGAGGGGGGCGGCGCCGCGAAGCTCACGGAGATGCTCACCCCCCTGGGGCGTATCGCCCTCTCGATGATGCTCGAGGAGGAGGGCTCGTACCTCCGCAAGGTGGATGCCTGGCTGGACCAGCAGGGCATCATCGGGGAGTTGCGCCAGCCCTTCCGCCAGCCCTTCCTGGCGGTGCGGGAGCTGGGACAACAGGAGGTCGAGTGGACCCTGCAACAGCAGTGGGACATCACCTGGGAACGCATGCTGCGGCCCCTGATGGACCGCTACCCGTTCAACCCCCAGGCCACCCAGGAGGTGGAACCGGGTGACCTGGACATCCTGCGCCGTCAGGATGGCGTGTTCTGGGCCTTCGTGGACCGGGTGCTCTCTCCCGTGTGCGAGGAGCGCGGCACGGAGTGGGTGGTGCGCGGAGCGCTGCGCGAGCGGCTCACCGTGCCCGAGAACCTGCTGCCCACGCTCAGCCGGCTCTCCCGGCTGTCACGGGTGCTCTGGGACGCCGAGGGCCGCCCCCGCCCGCTCATGCTCCAGGTCATGCCCCTCCCCCTGCCCGCCGAGCCCCTACCCGGCAGCTACGTCACGCGGGGCTCGCTCAAGTGTGGCAAGACCACGGCCTTCGCCTACAACCAGAGCCCCACCTGGCAGGCGTTCCCGCTCGACTGGTGGGACCAACAGACCGCCTCGCTCATGCTGGAGGTGCGCTCGCCCGAGCAGCAGTCCGTCCAGTACTTCTCGATGGAGGGGAGGAAGCACTCCGCATGGAGCTGCTTCCGCCTGCTCGAGGAATCCCTGCCCACGGAAGAGCAACAACGGCTGTGGAGCCTGCGTGGACGAGACGCCGAGAACACCCAGTACGCCCTGGAGCTGCGCTTCGGTCTCAAGGGCGAGCCCTGGACCCCTTTCCGGGAGGTGCCGCAATGA